A part of Streptomyces sp. DSM 40750 genomic DNA contains:
- a CDS encoding NADH-quinone oxidoreductase subunit G — translation MTVTTSAPSGGGEAAVPPEDLVSLKIDGVDISVPKGTLVIRAAEQLGIEIPRFCDHPLLDPAGACRQCIVEVEGQRKPMASCTITCTDGMVVKTHLTSPVAEKAQKGVMELLLINHPLDCPVCDKGGECPLQNQAMSHGHSESRFEGRKRTYEKPVPISTQVLLDRERCVLCARCTRFSNQVAGDPMIELVERGALQQVGTGEGDPFESYFSGNTIQICPVGALTSAAYRFRSRPFDLVSSPSVCEHCSGGCATRTDHRRGKVMRRLAADDPQVNEEWICDKGRFAFRYAQRPDRLTTPLVRNAEGVLEPASWPEALEAAAQGLLAARGRAGVLTGGRLTVEDAYAYSKFARVALDSNDIDFRARVHSGEEADFLAARVAGRGRDLDGTGVSYTSLEKAPAVLLVGFEAEEEAPGVFLRLRKAWRKHKQQVFSLATHATRGLEKAGGTLLPAAPGTETEWLDALASGFGLDEDGTKASEALRTEGAVIVVGERIAAVAGGLTAAVRAASLTGAQLVWIPRRAGERGAVEAGALPSVLPGGRPATDPRARAEVAAAWGVAELPLRYGRDTGQIVEAAATGELGALVVAGVEVADLPDPARAREALSTVGFLVSLELRPSEVTGRADVVLPVAAVAEKAGTFVNWEGRVRLFEAALKPDQMTRRVAPTDGRVLQMLADAMDVHLGLPDLRTTRAELDRLGAWDGARANEPVEVAAGLPRPAAGEAVLAGHRLLLDQGRLQDGDEALAGTRHAAHARVSAATAAEAGVKNGDVLAVTGPAGVVELPLQITEMPDRVVWLPLNSTGSGVASDTGALPGALVRIGPATLAAEAPEEVEA, via the coding sequence ATGACCGTGACCACCAGCGCTCCCTCCGGGGGCGGGGAGGCGGCGGTCCCGCCGGAAGATCTCGTCTCGCTCAAGATCGACGGCGTCGACATCAGCGTGCCCAAGGGCACCCTGGTCATCCGGGCCGCCGAACAGCTCGGCATCGAGATCCCCCGCTTCTGCGACCACCCCCTGCTCGACCCGGCCGGCGCCTGCCGCCAGTGCATCGTCGAGGTCGAGGGCCAGCGCAAGCCCATGGCGTCCTGCACGATCACCTGTACGGACGGGATGGTCGTCAAGACTCACCTCACCTCGCCGGTCGCGGAGAAGGCCCAGAAGGGTGTGATGGAGCTTCTGCTCATCAACCACCCCCTGGACTGCCCGGTCTGCGACAAGGGCGGCGAGTGCCCCCTGCAGAACCAGGCCATGTCGCACGGCCACAGCGAGTCCCGCTTCGAGGGCAGGAAGCGCACCTACGAGAAGCCCGTGCCGATCTCCACGCAGGTGCTGCTCGACCGTGAGCGGTGCGTGCTGTGCGCCCGCTGCACCCGGTTCTCCAACCAGGTCGCGGGCGACCCGATGATCGAGCTGGTCGAGCGGGGCGCGCTCCAGCAGGTCGGCACCGGCGAGGGCGACCCCTTCGAGTCGTACTTCTCCGGGAACACCATCCAGATCTGCCCGGTGGGCGCGCTGACCTCGGCGGCGTACCGATTCCGCTCCCGCCCCTTCGACCTGGTCTCCTCGCCGTCCGTCTGCGAGCACTGCTCCGGCGGTTGCGCGACCCGCACCGACCACCGGCGCGGCAAGGTCATGCGGCGGCTCGCCGCCGACGACCCGCAGGTCAACGAGGAGTGGATCTGCGACAAGGGGCGGTTCGCGTTCCGGTACGCGCAGCGGCCGGACCGGCTGACCACCCCGCTCGTCCGCAACGCGGAGGGCGTCCTGGAGCCCGCCTCCTGGCCGGAGGCCCTGGAGGCCGCCGCCCAGGGGCTTCTCGCCGCGCGTGGCCGGGCCGGTGTCCTGACCGGCGGACGGCTCACCGTCGAGGACGCCTACGCGTACAGCAAGTTCGCGCGTGTGGCCCTCGACAGCAACGACATCGACTTCCGCGCGCGCGTGCACAGCGGCGAGGAGGCCGACTTCCTGGCGGCCCGGGTCGCCGGACGGGGCCGCGACCTCGACGGTACGGGTGTCTCGTACACCTCCCTGGAGAAGGCGCCCGCGGTGCTGCTGGTCGGGTTCGAGGCCGAGGAGGAGGCACCCGGCGTCTTCCTCCGGCTGCGCAAGGCCTGGCGCAAACACAAGCAGCAGGTGTTCTCGCTGGCCACCCACGCCACCCGGGGTCTGGAGAAGGCGGGCGGCACGCTCCTGCCGGCCGCGCCCGGCACCGAGACCGAGTGGCTGGACGCCCTCGCGAGTGGGTTCGGGCTTGACGAGGACGGCACCAAGGCCTCCGAGGCGCTGCGTACCGAGGGCGCGGTGATCGTCGTAGGGGAGAGGATCGCGGCCGTGGCCGGCGGGCTCACCGCCGCCGTGCGGGCCGCGTCCCTGACCGGCGCGCAGCTGGTGTGGATCCCTCGGCGGGCCGGGGAGCGCGGCGCCGTCGAGGCAGGCGCGCTGCCGTCGGTGCTGCCGGGCGGGCGTCCGGCCACCGACCCGCGCGCACGCGCGGAGGTCGCCGCCGCCTGGGGCGTCGCCGAACTCCCGCTGAGGTACGGCCGGGACACCGGACAGATCGTCGAGGCCGCCGCCACCGGAGAGCTCGGGGCCCTGGTGGTGGCGGGTGTGGAAGTCGCCGATCTGCCCGATCCGGCACGCGCGCGTGAGGCACTCTCCACGGTGGGCTTCCTGGTGTCACTGGAGCTGCGGCCCAGCGAGGTCACCGGACGGGCGGACGTGGTCCTTCCGGTCGCGGCCGTCGCCGAGAAGGCAGGCACCTTCGTCAACTGGGAAGGCCGGGTACGGCTGTTCGAGGCCGCGCTGAAGCCCGACCAGATGACGCGCCGGGTGGCACCCACCGACGGGCGGGTGCTCCAGATGCTGGCCGACGCCATGGACGTCCACCTGGGCCTCCCCGATCTGCGCACCACGCGCGCGGAGCTGGACCGGCTCGGGGCGTGGGACGGTGCGAGGGCCAACGAGCCGGTGGAGGTCGCGGCCGGACTGCCGCGCCCGGCCGCCGGGGAAGCCGTACTGGCCGGGCACCGGCTGCTGCTCGACCAGGGCCGCCTCCAGGACGGCGACGAGGCGCTCGCCGGGACGCGGCACGCCGCCCACGCGCGCGTGTCCGCCGCCACGGCCGCCGAGGCCGGCGTCAAGAACGGTGACGTCCTCGCGGTCACCGGCCCCGCAGGGGTCGTGGAACTGCCGCTGCAGATCACCGAGATGCCCGACCGCGTCGTCTGGCTGCCGCTGAACTCCACCGGCTCGGGCGTCGCCTCCGACACCGGGGCGCTGCCCGGCGCACTCGTCCGTATCGGCCCCGCGACGCTCGCCGCCGAGGCCCCCGAGGAGGTGGAGGCATGA